In Mustela erminea isolate mMusErm1 chromosome 20, mMusErm1.Pri, whole genome shotgun sequence, the sequence GCAGGGCAGGCAGCTCCTCATTCAGCATGAGGCGATGAATGAGGGCCAGGGCAGCACCAGCTCTGGGACTCGGCTTGATTCCCCTGCATTTCAGGCTGGAGGTCTTTGGACCTCGCCTGTCTGATACATTCAACAAAATTATTGATCCCCTGCTGGTGTGTGAGAGTAAGCTTTATTTCTACTCTCAAACTCTTACAACTTTGCATGAAGTCCTCATCCCTACTTCAGAGATGGcaaaaactgtaatcatcaacccccccacacacacatacacacaacacagtGAATTTTAATATCCCACCCACGTTTTGGGGAAGGGAGGTTACATGACACACTTTTGAAGATGCCCTGAAGGTTGTCTGACACTTTGGTCCAGAAAGTGGATCTCTTACTGGCTTAGGATTGTAAAAGGCACGTAAAGTTGGTTGCTCAACCcctctgggctggggtggggcagaaagTAGACTGGAAGGTGTTCTGGGGCCAACTGGCAAACCACGGTGTGCGCTCAAGTCTGGGACGACAGAGGTAGCTGATCCTGGGCGGCTGCTGGGGTGGCTGATGGCAGCCTGAGTGCTCATGGTGGGTAGATGCCGCTCTGGTGGCCTTCGTCTGCCCAGTCCACCAGCTCGCTGCTCTGAAACCACAGCTGGATCTCCCTCTGGGCCCCCTCCACGGAGTCGCTGGCATGGATGACGTTCCTGTGCCAGAGGACAAGCAGCAAGGTAAGGCATAGACCTCAATGTGCACCTCGGGGACCCCGAGACTACCTGCTCATCCCCTACCATCAAGAAGAGCAAGCCCAGCATTGTacagagaggaaagcaagaaCAGGGCCTCTTACCCACAACCTCATGACCAGCCCAGACCGTCTCCAGAGCCTCACGGTCCCACCAGCTGTCCCATGCCAGCCCCTGAGGGTGTCTGGCCAGACAGTCAGGTAATAGGAAATAATGGCGGagtacacacacaacacaaagaGAATGCTTTATCATCTCCTGTGTGCAAAGGCCTTTGAAAAAACTCTTCTAGCAAACTTAAGTGTGTGTGACATCCCAGCATCAAAAGTCTCTTGTGGCTCTACTGTGGCCCAGCAAGATCCCCAGGTCCCACGGATCTGCCTCAGGGACAGACAACCACCCCCGACTCGGGCCCTCCTCAACCCTGAGGAGCTGGCCCATCAGTTCCGGTGGCTTGAGTGTGTCAGGGCGCCCGGACCTGCTGATGTGGATGCTGAAGTCCCCCCTGATGGTGCCAGGGGCAGCCTCAGCGGAGTCGGTGTGTCCTATCATGGCCCTTGAGGAGCCGACCACGTTGGGACCTTCCCAGACCTGCAGCACAGAGATAAAGGAGGTTGGGAGCGGTGCGGACCACCAAGGACTCAgcagctctgggctcagcccaGGGCCCTCCACCCTTTCCACCACCCATGCCTGCCGTACCATGGCCACCACAGGGCCGGAGGTCATGTAGCTGATGAGGGCTGGGTAGAAAGGCTTCCTCTGCAGGTCATGGTAGTGCTCAGCAAGGACTCTctctggcgcctgggtggcattgGAGCAAGATGGGAGAGGAGCCCCTGGGCACTGGGGCAGTCGCCATGGTGTCCTGACCTCAGGGCACTTTGCAAATAACACCTACATGGCCTGGCACACCAGCagacacctccccacccctcccctgctacTGCCAACACCATACTCCTCCAGATACAGGGCGGAAATATGAAGGGCTGAGGTCCACGAGAagtcccccaccccagtcccatcAAGGACACCCACGGGTCGAGAGCCCTGGTACCTGCAGCATCTTCATCCCCACCAGCTTGAAGCCCCTCCTCTCAAAGCGCTGGATCACGTCCCCAACAAGCCGCCGCTGCACCCCATCTGGCTTCACGGCAACCAGGGTCCGCTCCCGTGTCCAGGAGGCCCCTCCTTTAGAAGAATGGGAATCAGGTGCCTTACCCTTTCACATCTCCCTGAGCCCCGAATCAGCCACGGCCCAGGTGTCACCAGAGCAGCCCTGGAGGGGAGAAGCACAGGGTCCACAGCCAACAAATGCCCAACAGGACTCTGCCTTTCAGGGACCGACAGGACAGTGGGCCCCCGGGTGCTTCCAAGCTGGTGGGAGGGGCCGGGGCACCCGCAATGGATCCCATGTCCTTGAGAAGGCATCCAAGAACTGGGAAGCCACAGCTCGGGCCACTGGCCACACAGAGCCCCAGAGATGTCACACGGGAAAGAAAGCACTGTTGCCGGCCATGCTTTTGACCCCTGTCCTTTGGAGGGAGGGCACAGCGTCTGACGTCCCAGCCTGCCGCACGATGAGGACCCAAAGCTCATCTTGTGGGTCTGAGGTGAAGGATTGGCAGGGAACCAGGCAGTAGTGAGGGGCACTCTCCCCACCACGTGGGCCATACACGACAGGACGAAAGAGAGCTAGGGACCAAGAAGCAGGGTGGAGGGCTTCCTGTCTGAAGTGGGGGACTCTAGAGGGCTCCTCTATTGGCCCGAAGAACTCGATGCCGCTGGAGGCCTTCAAGGGAGGCAGCTTCCAGACCCATGTAGAGGACTGACCCTCGCCCAGCCCTTCTGTTCTCCAGGGGACACCACCAGGGGGATGGAGGCATCATCACCCCTTACAGCCCCAGGCCACAGAGTTCCGCTGACCCTCAGCCCTGAGTCCAGGTCAAACGTGCTTTTGAGAAGAGCCTACACCCTGGGTGTCCTGCAGAGTTCTGCTCCGGGGGACAGCAAACTGGAAGACCAATGATAGAGTCGGGGCAGGCCAGTGTCCCTGGGGGTGTCTGCAGCTGCCCTTTCCCATCCCATAAGGTGTGCTGGGCCTGGACAGCAGGCACTGGGCGCCCCCACTTCACTTCAAGACTGCAGGAAGCCCCCTGGTTTGTGCCCCTAAAGCCCAGTGTCTACGGGCTGGGGAACCTGGCCTGCCGCCAGCTGGCTTGTCCGCTGGAAGGTGGCAGTTCACCCCCTCCAGCTTTGGGAACACTGAGACATCCGGCTCTCAGGGAGCACCCTGTGGGCCGCAGTTAGGGGGAGAACCGGCTACAGATACGGGCCAAAGGGAGTTAGGTCCAGCAGAAAACGCCCCGAGGGCAGCGGCTCCGCGGGGAGTGCTTATCTGTTCACAATGTGCCCCGCAGCAGCCCCAGTCCGCAGGGACCCTCACCCCGGCCTGCTGTGGCCACCACGCCTCCTGCTCCGGAGCCCGCAGGTGACCCTGCCCCCGAGCAACCTGGGGCGGtgggcggagggtggggggcagtggaaGGTGGGGAAAGGCGTGCAGGGCGCCCCCGGTCTGCCCGGCGAGACCCCGAGGCCATCTACAGAGGACAGGCAGCCTCGGGTCGCAAGCGCGCCAACAAAGGCCGGGCTacgccccccacccgcctccccctCGGCCGGTCGCGGGCCACTCACCCGAGCTGGGGCGTACGAACAGTCTCGGGCCCGGGGCCCGCGGACCGCTCAGCAGCCCCGGCAGCGCGGCGCGCCCCAAGAGGCCGCCCATGACCCCCTCCCGCCGGCCTCTGGCTGAGCGCAGAAAGAGCGCGGGCGACTGAGCCCGGCGGGAGAAAGGGcggggcggaaggagagggaggggcgagagggaggggagggcggggcggagagagagggagaggcgggagggaagaggagggcggggcggagggagagggaggggcgagaaggaaggggggcggggcggagggagagggagaggctggaggaagaagagggcggggcggagggagagggaggggcgagaggtaagggagggcagagggagagggagaggcgtaagggaagaggagggcggggtggagggataggcgggagggaagaggagggcggAGCGGACGGAGGGGGAGGGGTAGCAAAGAAGGGGAGGGCGGGCGGAGGGAGAAgcggggcaggagggaaggggaggacgGGGCGGAGGGCGAGAGGGGATGTGAGGGctgggtggagggaggtgggggcgaGACCGAGAGAGCTGGGTGAGGGAAGAGGGGGCGGGGTTTAGAAACGGTATCCTATTATAATACCGTTGGGGTAGTAATGGTggccagcttctttttttttttttttttttttttacgattttatttatcagagagagagaggggagagagcgagcacaggcagacagaatggcaggcagaggcagagggagaagcaggctccccgccgagcaaggagcctgatgtgggactcgatcccaggcagctgcttaaccaactgagccacccaggcgtcccagtattttttttttaagattttatttattcgacagagatcacaagtaggcagagaggcaggcagagagagaggaggaaggaggctccccgctgagcagagagcctgatgcgggactcgatcctaggacctcgatcatgacctgagccgaaggcagctgcttaaccaactgagccacccaggcgtcccgccagcttcttttctaaaagattttatttttatttatttatttatatgacagagagcacaagcagggggagcagaggcggggtgagtccccactgagcagggagcccgatgtgggacttgatcccaggatcctggatcatgacctgagcggaaggcaagcacttaaccatctgagccaaacaggtgcccGCAGCTTGTTTTCTAAATAAGAGATCTGCTCACTGTTAGTGAGTTTTTGAAAAATCATATGTGCTTTTTGTTGCTACTGTGAATagaaacgtttttttttttttttaagattttatttatttatttgacagagagagaaatcacaagtagatggagaggcaggcagagagagagagggaagcaggctccctgctgagcagagagcccccaggaccctgagatcatgacctgagccgaaggcagcggcttaacccactgagccacccaggtgcccctagaaacgttttcttaattttatttttaattgttcttttaaagtataaaaatacaattgactTTTGTGTGTTAAACTcttatcctgcaactttgctgaactcGTTTATTAGTTCCAGTTGTTTTTAGTGGATTTCTCAGGATTTATTATGCACGAAATTATGTCATATGGGCCTAGAGAtagttatttcttccttcccaatctggatgccttttattttattttcttaattgatcATTCTGGCTAGAATCTCCAGTAAAGTATTGAATACAAGTAGCCGCCTTCT encodes:
- the NME4 gene encoding nucleoside diphosphate kinase, mitochondrial — its product is MGGLLGRAALPGLLSGPRAPGPRLFVRPSSGGASWTRERTLVAVKPDGVQRRLVGDVIQRFERRGFKLVGMKMLQAPERVLAEHYHDLQRKPFYPALISYMTSGPVVAMVWEGPNVVGSSRAMIGHTDSAEAAPGTIRGDFSIHISRNVIHASDSVEGAQREIQLWFQSSELVDWADEGHQSGIYPP